The Paenibacillus sp. MBLB1832 genome has a window encoding:
- a CDS encoding CtsR family transcriptional regulator, whose protein sequence is MRNVSEIIEQYLKHVLQQSTEGAIEIQRNDLADQFQCVPSQINYVISTRFTLEKGYLVESKRGGGGYIRIQKIELKSHGSILDHIFRTIHTHIDQVTSEGLIYQLQEGHYISTREANLIRAAISRDVLAFKLPLRDEIRAKILKAMLISLLSN, encoded by the coding sequence ATGCGCAATGTATCAGAAATTATTGAACAGTATTTAAAGCATGTCCTGCAACAAAGTACGGAAGGCGCTATCGAGATTCAACGGAACGATTTGGCTGACCAATTTCAATGTGTACCATCTCAAATCAATTATGTCATTAGTACAAGGTTTACTTTGGAAAAGGGCTATTTGGTGGAGAGTAAGCGCGGCGGTGGGGGCTATATTCGCATCCAGAAGATCGAGCTGAAGAGCCATGGATCGATTTTGGATCATATTTTCCGTACGATTCACACCCATATTGATCAAGTCACCTCAGAAGGACTGATTTATCAATTGCAAGAGGGACATTATATTTCGACGAGGGAAGCTAACCTGATTCGGGCAGCGATATCCAGAGATGTACTGGCCTTTAAGCTACCATTGCGCGATGAAATTCGAGCCAAGATTCTTAAAGCAATGCTGATATCCTTGCTTAGTAACTAA
- a CDS encoding protein arginine kinase: MTLQRFTGDALSEWMKGEGPESDIVISSRIRIARNLRDYPYPMLATNQQSQEVLEQLSGVLENDELETISNFSLIPLDELNELERMVLVEKHLISPNLANESRNGAVILSDNESISIMINEEDHLRIQCLCPGFQIKEVWDLANQIDDIFETQLDYGYDEKRGYLTSCPTNVGTGIRASVMMHLPALVLSQQINRILSAVTQVGLTVRGLYGEGSEALGNLFQISNQITLGQSEEEIIDNLYSVARQIIEHERAARHKLLQESKMRIIDRVNRSLGILSYAGIIDSKEAAQRLSDVRLGIDLGIINNVSPNVLNELLVMTQPGFLQQYAGEKLNADERDMRRAELIREKFGRI, translated from the coding sequence GTGACATTACAGCGATTTACAGGAGATGCTTTAAGCGAATGGATGAAAGGTGAGGGGCCGGAATCGGATATCGTCATTAGTAGTCGGATCCGCATAGCGCGCAACCTCAGAGACTATCCTTATCCCATGCTCGCAACCAACCAACAATCACAGGAAGTGCTGGAACAGTTATCTGGTGTGCTTGAGAATGATGAACTGGAGACGATCAGCAATTTCTCACTGATTCCGCTCGATGAGCTTAATGAGCTGGAGCGAATGGTGCTGGTGGAGAAACATTTAATTAGTCCAAATTTAGCTAACGAATCCAGGAATGGTGCCGTTATTTTAAGCGATAATGAGTCTATTAGTATTATGATCAATGAAGAGGACCACCTTCGCATACAATGTTTATGTCCAGGTTTTCAGATTAAAGAGGTTTGGGACTTGGCCAATCAAATTGATGATATTTTTGAAACTCAGTTGGATTACGGCTATGATGAAAAAAGAGGATACTTAACGAGTTGCCCAACCAATGTGGGTACGGGAATCCGGGCTTCTGTTATGATGCATTTACCAGCGCTTGTACTGAGCCAACAAATTAATCGAATTTTATCCGCGGTTACACAAGTTGGGTTGACGGTTAGAGGATTATACGGGGAAGGTAGCGAAGCATTAGGTAATCTATTCCAAATCTCCAACCAAATCACGCTAGGTCAATCCGAAGAAGAGATCATTGATAATCTTTACAGTGTGGCCAGGCAGATTATTGAGCACGAACGCGCTGCAAGACATAAGCTATTGCAAGAGTCCAAAATGCGGATAATTGATCGTGTCAATCGCTCCCTCGGCATCCTCTCTTACGCGGGGATTATCGATTCGAAAGAAGCAGCTCAGCGCTTATCCGATGTACGTCTGGGGATCGATCTAGGGATTATCAATAATGTATCTCCTAACGTGTTGAACGAGCTTCTTGTGATGACACAGCCTGGATTTCTCCAACAGTATGCTGGGGAAAAGCTAAATGCCGATGAGCGAGACATGCGTCGTGCAGAGCTGATTCGAGAGAAATTTGGCAGGATATAA
- a CDS encoding UvrB/UvrC motif-containing protein encodes MVCQECGKRPATLHFTKIVNGDKNEFHICENCAREKGEMIPGTSNGFSIHNLLSGLLDFEPLSAAKSQAIRCDNCGLTYSQFSKLGRFGCGACYQNFSEKLDPLFKRVHGNIVHVGKVPKRSGGIIQCKREIDLLKKDMMTCIEGEEFEQAAKIRDQIREIEKKIAGM; translated from the coding sequence ATGGTTTGTCAGGAATGCGGGAAACGACCAGCGACGCTTCATTTCACCAAAATTGTGAATGGAGATAAGAACGAATTCCACATTTGTGAGAATTGCGCCCGTGAGAAGGGTGAAATGATTCCAGGCACATCGAATGGCTTTTCGATTCATAATTTACTTTCGGGATTGCTTGATTTCGAACCCTTATCAGCGGCCAAGTCTCAAGCAATTCGCTGTGATAACTGCGGACTTACGTATTCACAATTTAGCAAGTTAGGTCGATTCGGCTGCGGTGCCTGTTATCAGAACTTTTCAGAGAAGTTGGATCCGCTTTTCAAGCGTGTGCACGGCAATATTGTGCATGTAGGCAAAGTGCCTAAACGCAGCGGCGGCATCATCCAATGCAAGCGTGAGATCGATCTTTTGAAGAAAGATATGATGACATGTATTGAGGGCGAAGAGTTCGAGCAAGCTGCTAAAATTCGTGACCAAATTCGTGAAATTGAGAAGAAGATCGCGGGGATGTAA